One genomic region from Terriglobus aquaticus encodes:
- a CDS encoding glycosyltransferase family 2 protein has product MPKYSVVVPFHNEENNVTALYDRLKDVMEQVGDTFEMLFVDDGSRDRTYRLLEEIAAVDSRVLVIKLRRNFGQTSALAAGFDHANGEFVIAMDGDLQHDPTEIPNFLAKLEEGYDVVSGWRAQRGDNFVLRRIPSRAANWIMAKLSGVSIHDFGTTFKAYRREVIQNIPLYGQMHRFIPALASWYGASICEVPISNPARLYGKSHYGISRTFRVFFDLLTIRFLLKYLTRPLHFFGSIGGLSILGGGLLALYLLIAKIWTGGHVLLAHGPLFVISGVLLLAGIQLMGIGLLGELQVRHFHSGASRAPYAVERMVRLRPSEESMQA; this is encoded by the coding sequence GTGCCGAAATACTCCGTAGTAGTCCCGTTTCACAACGAAGAAAATAACGTGACCGCCCTGTACGACCGCTTGAAGGACGTAATGGAGCAGGTAGGCGACACGTTCGAGATGCTGTTTGTGGATGATGGTTCGCGTGACCGGACCTACCGCCTTCTGGAAGAGATCGCAGCGGTCGACAGCCGAGTCCTGGTCATCAAGCTCCGCAGAAACTTCGGTCAGACCAGCGCCCTGGCAGCAGGCTTCGATCATGCGAACGGCGAGTTCGTCATCGCCATGGACGGCGATCTGCAGCATGATCCGACGGAGATCCCCAATTTCCTCGCGAAGCTGGAAGAAGGCTACGACGTTGTCAGCGGTTGGCGCGCCCAGCGCGGCGATAACTTCGTTCTGCGCCGCATTCCTTCGCGCGCGGCCAACTGGATTATGGCCAAGCTGAGCGGCGTGAGCATTCACGACTTCGGCACCACGTTCAAGGCGTACCGTCGCGAGGTCATTCAGAACATCCCGCTGTACGGCCAGATGCACCGGTTTATCCCGGCGCTGGCCTCCTGGTACGGCGCTTCGATCTGCGAAGTACCGATCTCCAATCCTGCCCGGTTGTATGGCAAGAGTCACTATGGAATCTCGCGTACGTTTCGGGTGTTTTTCGACCTGCTGACCATTCGCTTTTTGCTGAAATACCTGACGCGGCCTCTGCACTTTTTCGGATCGATCGGCGGTCTGAGCATCCTGGGCGGCGGCCTGCTGGCGCTGTACCTGCTGATTGCAAAAATCTGGACCGGCGGACACGTGCTGCTGGCCCACGGTCCGCTGTTTGTGATCAGTGGCGTTCTGCTGCTGGCCGGCATCCAGTTGATGGGCATCGGCCTCCTGGGAGAACTGCAGGTGCGGCACTTCCATTCAGGTGCCAGCCGCGCACCCTACGCCGTGGAGCGGATGGTGCGGCTGCGGCCCTCGGAAGAATCGATGCAGGCGTAA